The Calothrix sp. PCC 7507 DNA segment ATTAGTTAGTGGTGTGCGTAGTTCATGGGATACAGTACTCAAAAACTCATCTTTCAAGCGATTGAGGCTTTCCATCTCCTCCAACTGCGCTTGTATCCCTTCTTGAGAGCGTTTTAGCGCCACTTCTGCTAATTTCCGCTCTGTGATATCAATACAACAACCTATATAACCAGCAAACTTACCGTTGGGTGTAAATCTAGGAACACCAGTATCTAAAATCCAACGATATTCGCCATCGTGGCGTTTGAGTCGATATTCTCTCTCAAATTTTGCTCGTGCATGAAAAGCCGAATCGTAAGTTTCTTGGCAAAAATCCTGCTCTTGTGGATGCACTTCTTTGAGCCAGCCTAATGCTTGCTGCTGCTTAATACTACGTCCAGTGAACTTTAACCAAGACTTATTAAAAAATGTAAACAGTCCATCACATCCAGCCATCCACAACATCACTGGTGCCGTATCAGCCATAGTATGAAAGCGTTGTTCGCTTTCGCGCAAAGCATCTTCTGCTTGCTTGTGAGCAGTTATATCTTCACAAACCATCAGAATTACAGGATTTTTCCGCATAAACTTCTCAGACGGGTTACTTTCTGGCAGGAAGTTTCCATCTCCGCTAGGCAATAACCGGGCGATAACTTTTACCCATAAAATCTTACTGCTAGGGCAATCCAAACAAAATTCCCAATTGGCAATTTCAGTTTTCGGTGCGCCTCTTAATAACCCCATGAATGCATCAGCTAATCTTTGTTGCTCCGAACGAGCAAATAAGTTGAAAACAGACTGATTGAGCAATTCTTCACGAGTGTAACCAAGACAATCCGCACCAAATTGATTTACAGATAAAATTATTCCCGTCGTATCCAAACTGAAGTAAACAGAAGGGATATTTTCATAAAGCCGACGATACCACTGAAGTTCTTCTTGAGTACGACGCAAAGTTTCTGTCGTGCAAAGTTCGACATCGGGCGATCGTTCAGGTACAAGTTCCAAGCGTGCAGGTGTTCCAGACAAGATATCATCCTGTTGGCGCGGGTCATGCCAGATCGATTGCTGATTACGACTCATAAGACTTAAACTTGCACCCAAGGGCTGATGTAGACAGGGCAGGAATAAAAAAAGATTATTATACTGCTTTTGGCTTGATTTTTGTCAAAGGGTGTGAATAATAACTTATGTAAAGAAATTTGGCAACTTTTTAGAGTTTTAGTTGATGGCTTCAAGGGATTTGTATTAAATGTTGATCAATCTATATTAAGTAGGTCGGCATTAAGTAGGTCGGCGCAAATAAAGTTCATTAAAGAGGGTCGTCATTTGTCATTGTTCAGGATTTAAGGCATATTTACTTTTTGTAACTACGATTTATGTTGATTTCTACTAGATGGCAATGAGTGAACCACTAAATGCAGGGTGAAGGCATCTATATCCGGAAATTCCAGTTTGAGAATATGGAATGAGAAAACAGGAGAGAACCTCGTTGCTGGAGTTCATCCCGCTACGCTAACGTGAGCGTGGTTGTTTATTATTTCTTTCTAGTAACTATTCTGCCTACTTTAGGCATATTATGCAGAAATTGGATCTCAATGGGTGTGAGGTCGCGCCACTCACCCGGTTGTAGACCGTCTAACTGGATGTGGGCAATGCTCACCCTTACCAAACGCAAAGTCGGAAATCCCACAGCCGCTGTCATTCGCCGCACTTGGCGATTTTTTCCCTCGGTCAAAGTCATTTCTAGCCAAGCTGTTGGGACATTTTTCCGAAATCTAATTGGTGGATCGCGTTCTGGTAAAGTCGGTTCTGTTGATAATAGCCTCACTTGTGCTGGTCGAGTGCGGTAATCTTGAATTTCTACACCAGTTTGCAGTTGTGCGATCGCATCTTCATCAGGAATTCGCTCAACCTGCACCCAATAAGTGCGTTGATGCCCAAACCTCGGATCAGAAAGACGATGTTGTAATTGTCCGTTGTTTGTCAGCAGCAATAACCCTTCACTATCCCAATCCAAACGCCCCACGGGATAGACATTACTGACCTGGATATAGTCTTTTAGGGTTCTATGTTTTTCCGTCTCCTGTGTAAACTGACTCAGGACACCATAAGGTTTATGAAAAATAATATATCTAAAGTCATTTGTCATTGGGCATTGGGGAGGCTCAAGTTTGAGCCTTTGAGGCTGACTGACATCTTGTACCAGTTGCAATACATTTTTTGTAGGGTGGGTACTGCCCACCATTGCCTGGAACCCTTGTATTTGAGTTGGTGGGCAATGCCCATCCTACTCGACAGTTGAGCGTTTGAACGTAACCAATTCCAATTCCCCATACTCTCATTACGTAACAAAATGGGCATTCTAATAAAAACGATATGGGGGAGAGTGGATAATGCTAAGTTCTAAAATGAGTCGGCGGTCTTTCTTGTTTCTAGGAAGTGCAGCATTAGCACAAGGATTAACCTTAACATTACCCGCTACTGCTCAAACTGTACAAGTGAAGAAAGTTAAAGTAAACGGTATTTCTTTCTACCAAACAATTATCGACCTCACAGACCCAAAAACTTTTATCACTATGGGTTTAGCGAATAATGCAAATTTTGCCAATACCATTCAGAAAACTAGTGGTGATGAAGAATTTAATAGACTAGTAGCACGTCATCGCGCTGCTGCGATCGCCAATGGAACTTTTTTCGCCAAGAATGCCCAAAAAACAGTCATGGGTAACATGGTAGCAGGCGGAAAATTCTTGAAATATAGCCAGTGGGAGAATTTTGGGACTACTTTGGGGTTACGAGTGGGAAATCAACCAGAAATGGTAACAGCGCGAGTTGATGGTAAACCAGAATGGAATCAACATTGGTTTTCTCTCACCTGTGGCCCCAGACTTTTACGAAAGGGCGAGATTTGGCTGAACCCACAGATTGAAGGGTTTAAAGATCCCGCTGTTTTAGGTACTGGCGATAGGACAGCAATTGGGTTTACTGCTGACGGGAAAAAACTATTTTTAGTAAATTTTGATACTAGTTTAAATTTGCAGCAAGAAGCCCAAGCTATGAAAGCCATTGGTTGTCATGAAGCGATGAACTTAGACGGTGGCGCATCAAAAGCCTTAGCCGCTAACAGTCAAATTTTAGTCCCAGCCGGTCGCCCACTAACTAACGTGATTGTAGTCTATGACGCCAAGAATCCGGCTCCTGAGACACTACAACAGGCGTGGGTGAAGTTTCAAAAAGGCGATCGCCCCGTAGCATCTGGTATTTAAACCAATCAGCTTTAGCTTAAAATAAAGACAAACGAGTCTCTAACCAAGCGCCAAAGTTCTATGACTCTTGCCAAACCTTCTGAACTAGGCATCACCCATCTCCCAGATCACACTGAGTTACCAGAGTCAGATGGTAGTTTTGTGTTCGCGGAGCGTGCCGGAGGCAAAAATTTTCAAGAACATCCCCAAAGTCTCCTGCTGACTGATTCCATTACAGAGCGATTGCAGCAATTACATCCTGATAATCAATATGCTATCGGTCAAGATAGTGGTATATATTGGCGTTTAACTGACCCTCCAGAAAGAGGCGCTGAAGCTCCCGATTGGTTTTATGTGCCGAATGTATCACCGATGTTAAATGGTCAGTATCGGCGTTCTTACGTTTTATGGCAAGAATATGTTGCGCCACTAATCGTCTTGGAATTTGTGTCTGGTGATGGTTCCGATGAGCGGGATAATACGCCTATTAGTGGTAAATTTTGGGTGTATGAACAAGCAATTCGAGTTCCGTTTTACGGCATTTATGAGTTTAGTAAAGCTTCAGTAGAAGTTTATCACCTGGTAGATGGGAGGTATCAATTACTGCCAGCCAATGAAAGAGGACACTATCCCATTTTCCCGATGGGTGTGGAATTGGGTATTTGGCAAGGACAATATAAAAACATGGAAGCGCCTTGGTTACGCTGGTGGGATGCACAAGGGAATTTATTGTTGAATAGCGATGAAAAATCCCAACAATTAGCATCTCAGTTAGAACAACAACAACAAAAAGCCAAACGCTTGGCTCAAAAGTTGCGCCAGTTGGGAATTGAACCTGATGATGTGTAAAGAAAAAGAATCCGCGCTCTTCTTTGCGTCTTTGCGCCTCTGCGTGAGATAAAAATTTTTATGTCATCACAACAACTGGGAATACCTATGAGCAAACCAAACTTTAATGCCATGAGCAAGGCAGAATTACGCGCTTATGTCATTGCACACCAAGATGATCAAGAGGCTTTTTACGCACTGGCGGATCGTTTGACTGCAAAACCACCCACTGCAACTTATCCCGCCTCTATGACACCAGAAGAAATTCACAAGGCAATATTAGACATTATCCAGCAAAAAGAGTGATCGCCCTTTAACCGTCCCCACATCCTCAGAAATTGTTAACACCCCTCCCCCTAGCCACAATCAAAGTGGTACAATCAATTCCCATGCTAGGGGTGCCTGAAATACTAGGCTGAGATCACACCCTTAACACCTGAGTCTGGGTAATACCAGCGGAGGGAAGCTGTTTATCGAGGAATTTCAATATGCGGACAGAATGGGTTGCAAAGCGCCGTGGACACAGCAATGTTTCTCAAATGCACTACGCCCGTCAGGGTGTGATCACCGAAGAAATGCACTACGTCGCCCAGCGGGAAAATCTTCCTGCTGATCTCATTCGTGAGGAAGTGGCGCGGGGACGGATGATTATCCCTGCGAACATTAATCACACTAACTTAGAACCGATGGCGATCGGCATTGCCTCTAAATGTAAAGTCAATGCTAATATCGGAGCCTCACCCAACTCTTCCAATCTTCAAGAAGAAGTTGATAAGCTCAACTTGGCGGTGAAATACGGTGCTGATACCGTGATGGACTTGTCCACAGGTGGCGGTAACTTAGATGAAATTCGCACCGCCATCATCAACGCTTCCCCCGTTCCCATTGGTACAGTGCCAGTTTACCAAGCTTTAGAAAGTGTCCACGGCACAATTGAAAAGCTTACCCCCGATGACTTTCTGCATATCATCGAAAAACACGCCCAACAAGGGGTAGACTATCAAACCATCCACGCCGGGATTTTGATTGAGCATTTACCCTTAGTAAGAGACCGGATCACTGGTATTGTCTCTCGCGGTGGCGGTATTCTGGCGCGGTGGATGCTACATCACCATAAACAAAACCCACTTTACACCCATTTCCGCGACATCGTTGAGATTTTCAAGAGATATGATGTCTCCTTCAGTTTAGGGGATTCCCTGCGCCCTGGCTGCACCCATGACGCTTCAGATGCCGCCCAATTAGCAGAATTGAAAACCCTCGGACAGCTAACTCGCAAAGCCTGGGAAGATGACATCCAGGTGATGGTAGAAGGGCCTGGACACGTCCCAATGGATCAAATTGAGTTCAACGTCCGTAAGCAGATGGAAGAGTGTTCAGAAGCCCCTTTCTATGTTTTAGGGCCATTGGTGACAGATATTGCTCCCGGTTATGACCACATCACCTCAGCGATCGGCGCAGCGATGGCAGGATGGTACGGTACTGCTATGCTGTGCTACGTTACACCGAAAGAACATTTGGGATTACCCAACGCCGAAGATGTGCGGAATGGGTTAATTGCTTACAAAATAGCAGCCCATGCAGCAGATATCGCTAGACATCGCCCGGGTGCGAGAGATAGAGACGATCAACTTTCCGAAGCCCGTTATAATTTCGACTGGAATCGTCAGTTTGAATTATCACTCGACCCAGAAAGAGCTAAGGAATATCATGACGAAACTTTACCTGCAGATATTTATAAAACTGCTGAGTTTTGTTCGATGTGTGGGCCTAAGTTCTGTCCGATGCAAACCAAGGTTGATGCTGATGCTTTGACTGAGTTGGAGAAGTTCTTGGCGAAGGAACCAGTGGCGCAAGGATAAGATAATTCTCGTTAAACATCGTTACTAAGTTGAACTTGGTAACGATGTTTTGGCGATTAAAAAGTAATTTGACTGAAAAGCAATTTTTATGACCGTAGTAATAATACTCCTAGCATTGTTAACTCTCATAGGGATTGGCTTTGGATTCTTTACTTTGGTCGATTATGCAGACACAAAGTATCACTTCAACATTTTTTATTTTGGCTGGTTGTCACTTATCCCGCCTGCATTAGCCTCATTAGGTTTTTTTGTAGTTATAAATAGAGGTAGGAATTATTGGCAAGCTTTGCACTCAGGAGATATTAATGTTGTTATATCCCTAGTATTAGCAACCATAGTATTCATAGGAATTCTTACACTTATTTGCCGACAGACAAATCTTTGGGTTGCACTATTGATAATGTTGATAGCACCTCCATACTTGTTGCTTTCTGTGCTACTTTTTGTCCTTTATGCTATTGGGTATGTCCTTTATGTTATTGGGCTTGTAGTGAGATAATGAATATTAATAAAATAACAAAATATTGGATATATAAATATTTTTATTACTTAAATGACTCGCCAACCTCATGACCAATTTGCAAAATAATATTTGGAAGAATTGTTACAAAGACTGAGTAAAGAAGAAATTTAGGATATAATCCATCTAAATTATCATGCTGTCAACTGCATAAAATCATTGCGTCGTGCAGAAAACAAGCTTGAAAATCTTCTGCTTCTATAGCTACTTTTGAAGAATAATGGCAAGAACCTCAAGATTTTTGTAGTCTTTGGATACCACCGCCAAATCAAACAAGTGCTTAGGAGTTGTAGATAGTACTGCGCTAACTCAACCCAAAAAGGATAATATACAAAAGGCGATCGCTTTTATTTAGAGAAGTGCGATCGCACTAACAATCTACAAACTATTGTTCTTGTTAAGACGATGTTTGAGAACGCACCATCAAACAATCATATTCAACAACGCAACCTTGAGGATCGCGAAAGGCAGGAAATAAATCAACAAGCTGAAACCCTAAATATTCATAATACCTCAAAGCATCTAAGTATGAAGGTATATTATCGTAGTTAGGCTGCACGGATATTTCTGATTGCAAACACAAAACTTTATCTAGACATTTGCTTGCACCTTTAACAACTTCCATGTCATATCCTTGAGTATCCATCTTTAAGAAGATGCGAGGTTCGGGAACTAAAGCGAGAATCTCTTCTAGAAGCGAGTCTAGTGACCTGATTTTCACCTCACAGGAATTAACCGTTTTTGGCATATCAGCCTTAGGTACTAGAAATGAACTCAATTCCGAATAAGAGTTCAAATTAAAGGTAGCCGTAGTATCCTCTTTCCCCAACGCAAAATTGTATCCTCTCCACAGGGTATCCTGTTGCAAATTATGCTGAAGAGTACCAAATATCTCTGGATTTGGCTCAAAACTAAGAATGTGTTCTTTATACCCGAGTTTTCTGATGCTTTCTGCATAGGAACCAATGTTAGCTCCCACATCAATGACACAGTTAATTCTTAATTTCTTCAAAAGATCGATTAAGTAAGTTTGATAAAAAAAACGATCTAAATTTTCTTCCAGAGGTCTTGGTACTTTAACACCTGCTGACATTAAAGAATAAGCAATGTTTCTTAACATTTTCGCAAC contains these protein-coding regions:
- the thiC gene encoding phosphomethylpyrimidine synthase, giving the protein MRTEWVAKRRGHSNVSQMHYARQGVITEEMHYVAQRENLPADLIREEVARGRMIIPANINHTNLEPMAIGIASKCKVNANIGASPNSSNLQEEVDKLNLAVKYGADTVMDLSTGGGNLDEIRTAIINASPVPIGTVPVYQALESVHGTIEKLTPDDFLHIIEKHAQQGVDYQTIHAGILIEHLPLVRDRITGIVSRGGGILARWMLHHHKQNPLYTHFRDIVEIFKRYDVSFSLGDSLRPGCTHDASDAAQLAELKTLGQLTRKAWEDDIQVMVEGPGHVPMDQIEFNVRKQMEECSEAPFYVLGPLVTDIAPGYDHITSAIGAAMAGWYGTAMLCYVTPKEHLGLPNAEDVRNGLIAYKIAAHAADIARHRPGARDRDDQLSEARYNFDWNRQFELSLDPERAKEYHDETLPADIYKTAEFCSMCGPKFCPMQTKVDADALTELEKFLAKEPVAQG
- a CDS encoding phosphodiester glycosidase family protein; protein product: MLSSKMSRRSFLFLGSAALAQGLTLTLPATAQTVQVKKVKVNGISFYQTIIDLTDPKTFITMGLANNANFANTIQKTSGDEEFNRLVARHRAAAIANGTFFAKNAQKTVMGNMVAGGKFLKYSQWENFGTTLGLRVGNQPEMVTARVDGKPEWNQHWFSLTCGPRLLRKGEIWLNPQIEGFKDPAVLGTGDRTAIGFTADGKKLFLVNFDTSLNLQQEAQAMKAIGCHEAMNLDGGASKALAANSQILVPAGRPLTNVIVVYDAKNPAPETLQQAWVKFQKGDRPVASGI
- a CDS encoding PAS domain-containing sensor histidine kinase; amino-acid sequence: MSRNQQSIWHDPRQQDDILSGTPARLELVPERSPDVELCTTETLRRTQEELQWYRRLYENIPSVYFSLDTTGIILSVNQFGADCLGYTREELLNQSVFNLFARSEQQRLADAFMGLLRGAPKTEIANWEFCLDCPSSKILWVKVIARLLPSGDGNFLPESNPSEKFMRKNPVILMVCEDITAHKQAEDALRESEQRFHTMADTAPVMLWMAGCDGLFTFFNKSWLKFTGRSIKQQQALGWLKEVHPQEQDFCQETYDSAFHARAKFEREYRLKRHDGEYRWILDTGVPRFTPNGKFAGYIGCCIDITERKLAEVALKRSQEGIQAQLEEMESLNRLKDEFLSTVSHELRTPLTNMKMAIQMLGIALNREQNFLSEMAKPQAERSKAARYFEILDNECDREINLINNFLDLQRLDTGAKPLVLETIPVQDWLYRVVDLFKARNRNSCQQKLRLSIAPNLPLLACDPFSLERILIELLTNACKFSPPDAEITVSAQLKSQYLQFQVINSGVEIPSSELPHIFDKFYRIPSNDPWKQGGTGLGLALVQKITKYLRGTIEVESGSNRTCFAIQLPLSNEL
- a CDS encoding Uma2 family endonuclease, with the translated sequence MTLAKPSELGITHLPDHTELPESDGSFVFAERAGGKNFQEHPQSLLLTDSITERLQQLHPDNQYAIGQDSGIYWRLTDPPERGAEAPDWFYVPNVSPMLNGQYRRSYVLWQEYVAPLIVLEFVSGDGSDERDNTPISGKFWVYEQAIRVPFYGIYEFSKASVEVYHLVDGRYQLLPANERGHYPIFPMGVELGIWQGQYKNMEAPWLRWWDAQGNLLLNSDEKSQQLASQLEQQQQKAKRLAQKLRQLGIEPDDV
- a CDS encoding rRNA large subunit pseudouridine synthase E → MTNDFRYIIFHKPYGVLSQFTQETEKHRTLKDYIQVSNVYPVGRLDWDSEGLLLLTNNGQLQHRLSDPRFGHQRTYWVQVERIPDEDAIAQLQTGVEIQDYRTRPAQVRLLSTEPTLPERDPPIRFRKNVPTAWLEMTLTEGKNRQVRRMTAAVGFPTLRLVRVSIAHIQLDGLQPGEWRDLTPIEIQFLHNMPKVGRIVTRKK
- a CDS encoding FkbM family methyltransferase, with amino-acid sequence MLRNIAYSLMSAGVKVPRPLEENLDRFFYQTYLIDLLKKLRINCVIDVGANIGSYAESIRKLGYKEHILSFEPNPEIFGTLQHNLQQDTLWRGYNFALGKEDTTATFNLNSYSELSSFLVPKADMPKTVNSCEVKIRSLDSLLEEILALVPEPRIFLKMDTQGYDMEVVKGASKCLDKVLCLQSEISVQPNYDNIPSYLDALRYYEYLGFQLVDLFPAFRDPQGCVVEYDCLMVRSQTSS